From the Paenibacillus sp. R14(2021) genome, the window GTCATGCATTAGAATATCGCCGGCGGCATAAAGGCCCGGCACCGAAGACGCGCTGTTCGGGCTGCCGGAAACATAGAAATCCTCCAGCATGTCGATCTTTAATTCAGAGGCTTGCAGCAGCGCGGAATCCCGTTCATAGCCGTGATTGATGACGATTTCATTGGCATACAGATTCCAAATCTCGCCCGTCTGATGGTTCTTCAATTCGACGTATTCGATTTTCTCGTGGTCGGCACCCGCGACCAGCTTAGTAATGGTCGTATGGAAGACGCATGAAGCCGAGCTGTTCAACAGCTGCTGAACCTGCGCCTCATGACCGGACAAAGCGTCCTTCCGGTAGATAACGATGACCTTCTTCGCGACCGCCTCCAGCTCATTCGCCCAATCGACGGCAGAATTGCCCCCGCCGGATACGACGACCGTCTTACCTTTGAACTGCTTGAGCGACTTCACCGTATAGTGCAGGTTGCCGACCTCATAGCGCTCCGCCCCTTCAATATCAAGCTTGGTCGGTTTAATAATGCCGCTGCCGACGGCAATGATGACCGTCTGAGAGTAATGGATGTCGCCGGCGGATGTCCGCAGCTCGAAGATTCCCTCTTCGTTCCGCCCGATTGACTCCACCTTCGTGTTCAGCACGACTTCAGGCCCGAACGTAAGGCCCTGCTCCACCAGCTGCCCGATCAGCTTCTCCCCGGGAAGCGGCGTCAGCCCGCCGATGTCCCAGATCATTTTCTCCGGATATGCGTGCACTTTGCCGCCGAGCTGCGGCTGAAACTCGATAATCTTCGTCTTCATTTCCCTAAGCCCGCTGTAGAAGGCCGAATACAGCCCTGCCGGACCGCCTCCAATAATCGTCAATTCATAAACGTCCGATGCATGCATGGCAACCGCTCCTTATATTGTAAACGTAAATGATTATCATTATCAATAAAATTAATATACACAGCTATCCAATTTTTTTCAAGAAGTAGTTGACATTCATTCTCAATGACTTTATCTTTGTACATGTCGATATTGATAATCATTATCAGTTATGGTGAATGTCTGACTGCAGTTCACGTTTTATTTCATGCGGATACATAGATGGCTTTTGCCGAGGCGCAATTCTGCAGATTGCACCGTTGCGAAGCTTGATCCGTACACGATAAATGGAACTGAACCCGCAGCAAGTATCCAATGCAAATCAATCATTTTTGAGGGTAAAGGGGTATTTTCGAATGATGAAAAAAACATTATTTCCAGCGCTGATTGCACTCATCCTTACTTTGAGCGCATGCGGCAACGCTTCGAGCAACAAAACGAGCAGCGATGCAGCAAACAACGGCAAGAACACCAATGCCGCAGCCAATACCGAGCAAACCGGCGGCAGCGCAGCAGCAGATAATACCGATACATCCGGCACGGTCACCTACCAATCCGAGAGCGGCCCGATCGAAGTGCCTGCTAACCCGCAGCGCGTCGTGGTGCTGTCTTCCTTTGCCGGCAACGTTATGGCGCTTGGCGTCAATATCGTCGGCGTGGATTCTTGGTCCAAAATGAACCCCCGCTACCAAAGCAAGCTGAAAGACGTGCAGGAAATTTCGGATGAGAGCGTTGAGAAAATCATCGAGCTGAACCCCGATCTCATCATTGGCCTAGACAACGTCAAGAACCTCGATAAACTCAAAAAAATCGCGCCGACGGTTGTCTACACCTACGGCAAAGTGGATTACCTGACGCAGCATCTCGAAATCGCGAAGCTGCTGAACAAAGAGACAGAAGCGCAAGCATGGATCGACGACTTCAAGAAACGCGCAGATGAAGCCGGCAAAGAAATCAAAGCCAAGATCGGCGAGAACGCAACGGTGTCCGTTATCGAGAACTTCGACAAGCATCTGTACGTATTCGGCAGCAACTGGGGCCGCGGAACGGAAATTCTGTACCAGGAAATGAAGCTGAACATGCCGCAAAAAGTAACGGATATGGCGCTGAAGGAAGGCTACTATGCTCTTTCCCTTGAAGTACTGCCGCAATTCGCAGGCGACTACGTCATTCTGAGCAAGAACGGCGACGCCGACAATTCGTTCCTCAACACGGATACGTACAAGAACATTCCTGCCGTCAAAAACAACCATGTCTTTGAAGCCAACGCCAAAGAGTTCTACTTCAATGACCCGATTACGCTCGACTTCCAGCTTGAATTCTTTAAGCAGCACTTCCTAGGACAATAAGGCGATGGCAGGCGACCGTTCTTCGCGCCCCTTCCCTTTTGTCTACAAATTGTCGGCCGGGTTTCTTGTCTTCCTCGCGATGTTCGCCGTCGCGATGATGCTCGGGGCTGCCGACACATCGGCAAAGGATGTATGGCTTGCGCTTACGACTCGCGAGGCGGGGGAGAATCTCTCCCTCCTTCGCGAAATCCGGCTGCCGCGGGAGGTCGCGGCGATCTTCGTCGGCGCGGCGCTTGCCGTCTCCGGCTCCATCATGCAGGGGATGACCCGCAACCCGCTGGCCGACCCCGGCCTGCTGGGACTTACGGCCGGTGCTAACGCAGCACTGGCTTTTACTATCGCACTGGTGCCTTCGGCGAATTACTTCACCATCATGATCGCCTGCTTCATCGGCGCTGCCGTCGGCTCGGCGCTTGTCATGGGAATCGGCGCCATCAAGAAAGGCGGCTTCTCGCCGCTGCGCATCGTGCTGGCGGGCGCTGCCGTATCGGCATTCCTGTACGCCGCCGCGGACGGGATCGGGCTGATGTTCAAAGTATCCAAGGATGTCTCCATGTGGACGGCCGGGGGCATTATCGGCACGTCCTGGGGACAGCTGCAGGTCATCGTGCCGTTCATTACGCTCGGCATTCTAATTGCCATGCTCTTGTCCCGGCAGTTGACCATTCTCAGCCTAAGCGAGGATATCGCTGTCGGCCTCGGCCAGAAGACGGCCGCCGTAAAGCTTATTCTGTTTCTCGTTACCGTCCTGCTGGCCGGCGCGTCCGTTGCGCTTGTCGGCAACATGACGTTCCTCGGCCTCATGATTCCGCATATCGTGCGGTCCATGGTAGGCACGGATTATCGATACTCCATTCCGATGTCCGCCATTACAGGTGCAACGTTCATGCTGCTCGCCGACACGATCGGCAGAACGATCAATGCGCCGTATGAGACGCCCGTCGCCGCCATCGTCGCTCTGATGGGGCTTCCGTTCTTCCTCCTGGTCATGCGTAAAGGAGGCCGGACGTTCACATGATTCATCCCGCTATCATTCGCAAACAGCGCGTCATCGTGCTTGTGCTGCTCGCGCTGATCGCCTCGACCGTGGTAGTCAGTATGGGTATAGGCTATTCCAAGCTCCCTTACAGCCGACTGCTCCCGACCATTCTTGGCCACGGTACGTTCAAGGAAGAGTTCGTCCTGATCTCCATTCGCCTGCCGCGCATTCTCATTACGCTGCTGGCTGGCATGGCGCTCGCGCTGTCGGGCTCCATCCTGCAGGGCGTCACGCGCAATGACTTAGCCGATCCGGGCATTATCGGCATCAATTCAGGCGCCGGCGTGGGCGTCGCCGTGTTCTTCCTGTTCATGCCGATCGACGCGGGCAGCTTCGTGTACATGCTGCCCGCGGTTGCCTTCGGCGGAGCGCTGTCGACCTCGCTGCTCATCTATCTGTTCTCGTACAAACGGCACGCGGGCCTGCAGCCCGTTCGCCTCGTCCTTACCGGCGTCGGCTTCTCCATGGCGCTCTCCGGCATTATGATCGTGCTGATCTCCTCGGCTGAACGGGAGAAGGTCGATTTTATTTCCAAATGGCTGGCCGGTAGCGTGTGGGGAACCGATTGGCCCTTTATCTGGTCGATCGTGCCTTGGCTGGCCGTTCTCATTCCGTTCACCCTGTACAAAGCGAACCGGCTGAACCTGCTTACGCTGAACGAGCAGGTCGCGATCGGCCTCGGCGTCTCCCTTACGAAGGAGCGCCTTGTACTCCTGCTTGCAGCCGTTGCGCTGGCGGCATCCGCCGTCTCTGTCACGGGCGGCATCGCGTTCGTCGGCCTCATGGCGCCGCATATCGCCAAGTCACTCGTGGGGCCGCGCAACCAGCTGTTCATCCCCGTCGCGTTACTGATCGGCGGATGGCTGCTCGTGGCCGCGGATACGATCGGCCGCCAAGTGGCGGATCCGGGCGGGCTGCCTGCGGGCATTGTGGTCGCTTTGATCGGCGCACCGTATTTCGTCTACTTACTGCTGAAGAAGGTGTAGTGGCTTCGCAAGAGGCTTACACGGAATCCAGCTGAAATAAGCTTCTCTCCTGCCGGGGAAAGACCTTTTATCTTGAGCGGCTAATCCGAACTAGCCCGGCGCGCCTAAGCCGTTTAGCGCGTTGTTCTATTCAAGCCAAACATTATTCCATATAATTGAACTATTCAAAGCGAGAGGGTGGACAAAGGCCGCATGGAAGGATCTTCGTTAATTATTTATGTTGTTCTGATCGGGGCTTTGATCTTGTGGCGCAGAAGAAGAGCCATGTCCCGCCCAATCAAAGGGAAGGGCCTCCGTCTGCTGCTGCCGGCTGTTATTGTGGCCATCCTGTGCGTACCTGTCTTAATGGAACCCAAGGTGGATGCCGCAGCTTGGGAATTTGTTGCCGCGTTCGCAGCCGGCGCCGTGCTGTCGATTCCGCTCATCTGGACGACTAATTACGAGCGGCGGGATGACGGGCTGATCTACGCGGTGCGTAATAAGAGCTTTATCGTTTCGTTTCTGGCCGTATTCATCGTCCGGTTTCTGCTGCGCGATTACTTGGCCTTCGTCGGACCGGAGACGGAAGCGGCGCTGTTCGTTATTCTGGCCGTCGGCTACGCGGTGCCTTGGCGGATTGCCTCTTACCTAAAGTTCCGCAAGCTATACGCGGAGCCTGTCTCGGCATCCTAAGCTTCGCACGCAATCAACAAAAACAACGCCTCCATCAACGCATGGCAAAGCGGAAATGGAGGCGTTGCTGCTACTGGCTTGACCGCTCCAGAAGCTGCTGAATCAAGGCATCCAGCTTCATATCGCTCATGGTCTGCAGCCGTATATCGATGTCGCAGAATGGTAGTCCGCGCGTTACGCCGTTCGGCACGGTCACGCAGTAGAGACCGGCCGCCTTGGCGGCCAATGCGCCGTTCGGCGAGTCCTCGAAGGCAATCGCCTCCTGCGGCGAAATGCCGAAATGATCAATGACCTGCCGGTAAAGCTCCGGGTCCGGCTTCGCCTTGCGAACATCGTCGCGCACCCGTACGACGTCAAAATAATGCGCCACGTTCAGCTGGTCAAGATGCTTCGTCACCCATGCTCTAGACGAGCTCGATGCTAGACCGACATGCAGCCCCAGCTCCTTCGCCGCTTTCAAATACTCCTCCACGCCGGGCAGAATCGTCTCTTCCGCGATAAAGCGCCCGTATTTCTCCTTCTGCAGCACGCGCAGCGCGTCCCGATTGACGGCTTGTCCCGTGCAAGCCTCCAGATGATCGAACGGATGGAAGCCGTCGACCGTGCCTACCCCCTGCGACCAGATATTCAAATCCAGCTCATGCCCATGCTCCGCGAAAATCTCTTGATACGACTTGAACTCCGGTCCCTCGGTATCGAAGATCGTGCCGTCAAAATCGAATACGATGGCTTTGATCAATCGGATGTCGCCTCCTGTAATCGGGTTACTGCATCCTATTTCGCTGCGTCGCGCTTCATTCCCTTCATGCGCCGAATGCGCTGCATTAACCATACATGCGAACCGTCACGATGATGCCGCCCTTGTTATCGCCAGAAACGGTATACGTGCCTTCGACCGGTACATCGATATCGGCTTGCGGCGCGGATACTGGATAATAGGAAATTCGGTAAGTGGTACCTTCTACATGCGCCGCCATGGACTTCGCGCGCTTCAATTCATCCAAGTACTCCTCCAGCGTCCAATCATTCTCATGCATAATTACGCTGTGCGGCAGGCCTACATAACGAAAATGCCAGGGTTCGAACTGAATGCCCGTAACGGCCGTCTTATCCTTAGGATATCGCAGGATAAAGCCGTATTTCCACGCGTTCTTGCTCAGCCAGCTGCCTTCAGGAGCCCGGCTCATCTCCGCCTTGGCGGACCCGATGTCCATCGACAGCCCGAGATTATGCTCGCTGAAGCCCGGCGGAAGTGCATCGTCCGGCCCCTTCGACTCGTAGAGCTGCCTCTGCTCCGCTTCGTTCCGGTAACCGCTGTTCACGACAAAATGCCTGACGCCGTCCGTCTTGGCTGCCCTGACCATCGCCTGCCACCGCTCTGTCACCAGCTTGGACAAGCTGATCGTCGTATCCCGAAGGCCATAGCCGTTCACCAGCTCTTGGTGTATGTATAAATTGACGATGTCTTTCCTAGTACCCGCTTCATGCACGGGATGCGCGTTATCGATCAGCAGCAGCTCACCCCGATAGACTTCATCAGCATCAATCTGTACTTCATGCATCGGAATGTCCGCGGCATGGGCGACACCGCCGCGGCTGAACGCTTCCTTTAGCTGCGGACCGGCTTCCATGCCGATCATCATGAGCAGCATAAGCCCTGCCAGTCTTATCATCATACGCCTCTGTTCCTCCTGCCTCCGTTTTCTTTCCCCTAGAATAGGGCGGAGGCTTAAAAAAGAACCGAGGCAATCCTAAACTTTTTCTTAAATTCCCCCGCCGCGCAGCGGCAGGCGCACCTCAAAGCTTGTCCGTACGACGCTGCTCTGGGCCGAGATGGTACCGCCATGCTGCTCAACGATATTTTTGACGATGAAGAGGCCAAGTCCCGTGCCTCCATCCGCATGCGACCGCGCCTGGTCACCGGTGTAGAACATTTCGAACAGATGCGGCAGCTGCTCCGGGGGAATGGAATCCCCGTAGTTGACCACCTGCACGACCGCCTCGTCCTGCTCGGCGCGGCAGTGAATATCGATATATTGGCCGTCCTTGCCGTACCGGACCGCATTAGTCAGCAGGTTCTCGAAGACGCGGGCAAGCAGCTCCCCGTCGCCGTCCAGCTGCACCTGCGGCGCGATATCGGCACGCACCGTCAGCTCGTTATTCTCCAGCGCGGGATACAGCTCTTCCTGCAGCTGGGCAAGCAGCTCGCTGAGGTCAAGCGCTTCTCGATGGAGCGGCGCCATGCCGTAATTCATCCGCGTGACCTCGAACAGCTCGTCAATCAGCCGCTCAAGCCTGCGGGATTTGGTGAACGCCACCCGCGTGTAGTGAAGCGCCTGCTCCTTGGACAAGCTCTCGTCGCGCAGGATAAAGTCCAAATACCCCAGCACCGACGTAAGCGGCGTACGCAGGTCATGCGCCAGATTCAGTACGAGCTGATGCTTGCTGCTCTCGGCGAAATCGCCCCGCTCCATCGCCTTCTGCAGGTTCTCGCCCGCGAGGTTGAGATCATCCGCGATGCGCCCGAATTCGTCCTGCGACTTAATACGAATGCGCGTGCTGAAATCACCGCCGGCCAGCCGGTGCAGCCCCCGCGAGATTTCCTTGAAATACGAGGCGTACGGCTTCGTCAGGAGGAAGAAGAAGAAAATCGAGAGCGGTATGAAGGCGATCAGCGCCGAATTGAAATCGCCGATTATGCTGATGATTTCACGCATCTTCACCAGCGCGTCGCCGGCAAATCTCGTTTGCGAGAGATAATAGGAAATAGCCGCCCGGGAAGTCGCATAGATGACCAGCGCGGCGAGCAGCATGCTGAGACCAAGCAGCAGAATCATTTTGGATCGAAAGCCGTACAAGGGATTAGCCATTGAACGTGTACCCCACGCCCCAGATCGTCTTAATCCACTTGTTCTTGTCGTCGCCCAGCTTCTTGCGCAGCGTGCGAATATGTACCATGACGGTATTCCCGCCCTCGAAGTAAGCCTCGCCCCACACGCGCTCAAACAGAAGCTCCGCGCCGAATACCTTCTTCGGATGGCTGGCCAGCAGGTACAAGATATCAAATTCCTTCGGTGTCAGCTCCACATGCCGCCCATACTGCGTAACCGCGCGCTGATCGGGATCGATGACAAGCCCGTTCAGCTCCAGAACCGGCGTGCTTCCGGCAGCCGGCTGATTGAATTGCAGCGACCGCCGCAGCTGAGCGTTGACGCGGGCGACAAGCTCCATGGGGTTGAACGGCTTGGTCATATAGTCGTCGGCGCCCATGACGAGGCCCGTTATCTTATCCATATCGCTCGTCTTGGCGCTGAGGAAAATAATCGGCATGGCATGCTGCTCCCGAATCTGCCGGGTTACCTCGTAGCCGTCCATGCCGGGCATCATGATATCGAGAATAGCCAGGTCGATTGTATGGGCGTGAACCGCCTGCACCGCCTCATGTCCCGTGGCCGCCTTGATGCAGTGATAGCCTTCCTTCGTTAGATGCAGCGCGATCAAGTCCGCGATTTCCGTTTCGTCGTCCGCGATGAGTATCGTAATTCGTTTCATGGGTTCCCCGCTCCCGTTAGGCGGGCTTTCGCGCCCGTTTTTCTTTATTCTAACCCATTCCGGCGCCGTTTCGAAAGATGCGGCCGCTTCGGCAGCGCAGACTTCCTAATCCTCCGGCCGAGGGAGCAAGGGTGGGCTCGAGCCTCGTCACGTCCGCCGCGGACGGATAAACAAACGAATGAACAACAGCCCCTGCCGATGGGCGGGAGCTGTTGCCGTTCATGCTATTCGCGCTGCGCTTCGGCAGACACCGCAGACGGCGCGGCCGCCCTGTCGACGAACCATACCAGTGCGCCGACGGCCGCGCTTGCCGCAACCGCGATAAGAACCGAGCCGCCCGCATGCACAAGCAGGACAGGCACCCATAAGATGCTCAGCGTGCGGTGAACAAGGCGCATCGCTTTAACGCGGATCCGGGTAATGAAGAAACCGTATCCTGCAATGGCCAGCAGCATGACGAAGCTTCCGACTCCGGTCAGAATCTTGTCGTCATGGATCTTGGTGACGAGGAAATAGCCGCCGTGTACGGCTATGATGAGCAGCGTCGCCCAGCCAAGGAGCTTATGCAGGCCGTAACACAGCTTGGCCGCCCTGCGAATCAGCATGGACGGCGATTTCAGCTTCTTCTTGAACCAGAACCACGAGAAGCCGGCCGCTCCCGTATAGAGCGCGATCGTGCCGAGCGTGGTGAACAGCTCGCCCAGGCCGCCTTCGCCCATCGGCGGCCGGCCGCCCCCGGGACCACGGCCTGCACCGAAGCCGTCTCCGCCCGGTCCCCGGCCTTCACCCTGCTGCGCGGCGCTGCCGCTTGGCGGGCTGCCGCCCGCATCCTGCGTGAACCCGGCGCCATTCGGCCCTCCGGCCGGAGGTCCTCCGCGCCCGGGCGTGTCGGCGTAATGGTCGATAACCAGCACGGCCGCAATTACTAGTGCCGCTAGAGCTGCGATCCAGACCTTCATTTGCGATTTGTTGTTCATAGCCGTCCAATCATCCTTTCTGGTTATTATAACTCCAGCATAGCGGAGGAATATGAATGTATAATGAACGTGAACTGAAAAAATGCTGAAAACGTTAGAGCAGGTCCATTTTACCAGAAGGATGGACTGTTCACTGCAACTTTTCTAATTCGAATCGCTGTATAACAGAAAAGGCCCGCCCAAAAGTGTTTCACTTTTGGGCGAGCCCCGTGACTATCTTTATTTGCTGCCGAACACGCCGGCGATCGCTTGAAGATACTGCATGCCATAGACGGTGTCCGGTTCGATATAGCTGCCTTCCGTCCATTCGTTCCAGGAATTGATCGTAAGAATCGGCGCAGCCGCGCCGCTGCTCGCGAAGAAATCGCTCGCCTGCTGCAGGGCGATTCGGAACTGCTCCGGGGTATTGCCGGTCAGCACCGGCGTGTGCGGGTAACCGAGCTCGTCGAAAACGTCCGACTGGATCGTGCGCGGACTCGAATCCCACCCCATCGATACGTTCGGAAAGTAAGGCAGCTTGTACTCGTTCGTGAATTTGGCGAAATTCCGTACGGCGATGTCCCGATACTTCGCGTAGTCCGTCGCCGGAAAATCGGGCAGGTAATCGTGGTGAATCCAGACGTACGACGTGATGCTGTCGAAGCCCAATTGATCCAGCAGATTGTTCACGTCTTCAATCCTGCGTTCGCCGGGCAGATTCTCGATACCCCAGACGACCGCGTTCAGATGCAGCTCGCCAAGACCCGCAGCGCGGACGCGGACGCGGAAATCATTCAGGATGCGCGCCGTCTCCTCGATGCTGCCGTCGAACCCTTCGATCAGCTTCATCAGCTCGTAGAAAGAGAAGTATAAACCCCCGTCCACCCGCCAATACGACGGATGCGAGAAATACCGTTCGATCATATAATTCGTCGCTAGAATGAACTGCGCTTCGGACTGCGCGCCTTCGGACAGTACCGGATACGGCTTATGGCGCGTGGCCGGCATGATTTCGATCCAATCGTGGTTCGCCCACATGAGCGAGAATTTGAGCCTGCCATTGTTCGGCGCTTCCAAGAAGCCGCACTCCAATGCGCCGTGCAGGAACGGGGCGCCGTCGTACCAATACCAGTCAAAGATGAAGCTGTCGATGCCGTGGTCGGCCGCCGCGTCGATTTTGCGGGCCATCACTTGCGGGTCGGCTTCGTCCTCATAGCCCCATAAAGGCACTTTGGGCTGTTCATGCCCCGGGAATCTCGGTGTAGCCGCTTTCACAAGTTCCCATTCGGTCCATCCGGCCCCGTGCCTCCGCTCGTTGACCGCATCCTTATGATAGTTCGGAAAGTAATAGACGCCAACCTGCGCTTTCGTTGCCATAATCTCTTCCCCCTTCTGGTTCCATTGTAAAACGGGCGAAGGGGATCCGTATTTGGTCTAGTCAACGAATTGCTTGTTCATTTTAACAATCACGCCTTTTTCGGTCCGGAGATCGTTTCCGCGTAATATTTGGGCGATATGCCTTCGACTTTCTTGAACAGCTTGCTGAAATAATGGATGTCCGGGTAGCCGACCATCGCGCTGATTTTGCTGATGCTGTGCCTGCCTTCTTGAATGAGCAGCTTCGCTTTCTCCAGGCGGATCGACGTGAGCAGCTCAAGCGGGGTTTTCCCCGTGGCATCCTTGAACAGCTTGCGAAAATAATTCGGCGTCAGCTCGCCCGCGTGCATGAAGGTGCTGAAGTCGATGTCCTCCGCGTAGTGCTCGTACATATATTGGATCGCCTGCGTAATCTCCGCGCGGTGGTCCGCGTCTTTGCTGACGCCTTCGTTCGTCACGACATCGCTGACGATATGGCTCAAAATGCGCAGCAGCAGCGAGCGCAGCAGAAGGTGATAGCCGAATGGCTTCTCCGAGAACACCGACTGCGCTTCGCCGAACAGCTGTATGTAGGGCAGCGAATTGCGCGGGCGGATGAGAAACGGGAACAGCACCTCGCTGAGCTCCACCACCGGGCGTTCGGAAAGTTCTTCCTCTACCGGGACGAAATCGAGATGCTGGTAATCGATTTTGGCATACACTTCATCCGCGGAGAAATCGAGCTGCTCGCCCATATACGTCAGGTCGAAATGCAGCGCGAAATAATGAAGCGGCTCCCCCTTCACGCCTTGGGAGAAGTGCTCGACATGCGGCCGCATAAAAAAAAGATCGCCCGATTTCTGGGCGTATTGGACGCCCCCCACATGATGCACGCAGGCGCCGGATAGCAGGAAAATAAGTTCGTGGTCGTAGATCACCCGCGGAGGAATTCGGTATTTCTCGGGAGGTACGGATCCGGGATCGGACTGATATTCATGAATGAAGCGTACGTAGGGCGCGAGGTTGAGGAAGTCAAGCTTCTTGACGGGCGCGTTAGACATGGGAGGTCACCCCTGGTTTGTGGTTAGCGTACCTCCCAATTCTAGCATAAGATTAACTGGAACGATATTCCATCCTAGCCCTTCACCGCGCCGGCCGTCATGCCCTGCAGCAGGTAC encodes:
- a CDS encoding HAD family phosphatase, which translates into the protein MIKAIVFDFDGTIFDTEGPEFKSYQEIFAEHGHELDLNIWSQGVGTVDGFHPFDHLEACTGQAVNRDALRVLQKEKYGRFIAEETILPGVEEYLKAAKELGLHVGLASSSSRAWVTKHLDQLNVAHYFDVVRVRDDVRKAKPDPELYRQVIDHFGISPQEAIAFEDSPNGALAAKAAGLYCVTVPNGVTRGLPFCDIDIRLQTMSDMKLDALIQQLLERSSQ
- a CDS encoding iron ABC transporter permease; the encoded protein is MIHPAIIRKQRVIVLVLLALIASTVVVSMGIGYSKLPYSRLLPTILGHGTFKEEFVLISIRLPRILITLLAGMALALSGSILQGVTRNDLADPGIIGINSGAGVGVAVFFLFMPIDAGSFVYMLPAVAFGGALSTSLLIYLFSYKRHAGLQPVRLVLTGVGFSMALSGIMIVLISSAEREKVDFISKWLAGSVWGTDWPFIWSIVPWLAVLIPFTLYKANRLNLLTLNEQVAIGLGVSLTKERLVLLLAAVALAASAVSVTGGIAFVGLMAPHIAKSLVGPRNQLFIPVALLIGGWLLVAADTIGRQVADPGGLPAGIVVALIGAPYFVYLLLKKV
- a CDS encoding response regulator transcription factor, with product MKRITILIADDETEIADLIALHLTKEGYHCIKAATGHEAVQAVHAHTIDLAILDIMMPGMDGYEVTRQIREQHAMPIIFLSAKTSDMDKITGLVMGADDYMTKPFNPMELVARVNAQLRRSLQFNQPAAGSTPVLELNGLVIDPDQRAVTQYGRHVELTPKEFDILYLLASHPKKVFGAELLFERVWGEAYFEGGNTVMVHIRTLRKKLGDDKNKWIKTIWGVGYTFNG
- a CDS encoding cell wall metabolism sensor histidine kinase WalK; the encoded protein is MANPLYGFRSKMILLLGLSMLLAALVIYATSRAAISYYLSQTRFAGDALVKMREIISIIGDFNSALIAFIPLSIFFFFLLTKPYASYFKEISRGLHRLAGGDFSTRIRIKSQDEFGRIADDLNLAGENLQKAMERGDFAESSKHQLVLNLAHDLRTPLTSVLGYLDFILRDESLSKEQALHYTRVAFTKSRRLERLIDELFEVTRMNYGMAPLHREALDLSELLAQLQEELYPALENNELTVRADIAPQVQLDGDGELLARVFENLLTNAVRYGKDGQYIDIHCRAEQDEAVVQVVNYGDSIPPEQLPHLFEMFYTGDQARSHADGGTGLGLFIVKNIVEQHGGTISAQSSVVRTSFEVRLPLRGGGI
- a CDS encoding iron-hydroxamate ABC transporter substrate-binding protein encodes the protein MKKTLFPALIALILTLSACGNASSNKTSSDAANNGKNTNAAANTEQTGGSAAADNTDTSGTVTYQSESGPIEVPANPQRVVVLSSFAGNVMALGVNIVGVDSWSKMNPRYQSKLKDVQEISDESVEKIIELNPDLIIGLDNVKNLDKLKKIAPTVVYTYGKVDYLTQHLEIAKLLNKETEAQAWIDDFKKRADEAGKEIKAKIGENATVSVIENFDKHLYVFGSNWGRGTEILYQEMKLNMPQKVTDMALKEGYYALSLEVLPQFAGDYVILSKNGDADNSFLNTDTYKNIPAVKNNHVFEANAKEFYFNDPITLDFQLEFFKQHFLGQ
- a CDS encoding AraC family transcriptional regulator gives rise to the protein MSNAPVKKLDFLNLAPYVRFIHEYQSDPGSVPPEKYRIPPRVIYDHELIFLLSGACVHHVGGVQYAQKSGDLFFMRPHVEHFSQGVKGEPLHYFALHFDLTYMGEQLDFSADEVYAKIDYQHLDFVPVEEELSERPVVELSEVLFPFLIRPRNSLPYIQLFGEAQSVFSEKPFGYHLLLRSLLLRILSHIVSDVVTNEGVSKDADHRAEITQAIQYMYEHYAEDIDFSTFMHAGELTPNYFRKLFKDATGKTPLELLTSIRLEKAKLLIQEGRHSISKISAMVGYPDIHYFSKLFKKVEGISPKYYAETISGPKKA
- a CDS encoding NAD(P)/FAD-dependent oxidoreductase; the protein is MHASDVYELTIIGGGPAGLYSAFYSGLREMKTKIIEFQPQLGGKVHAYPEKMIWDIGGLTPLPGEKLIGQLVEQGLTFGPEVVLNTKVESIGRNEEGIFELRTSAGDIHYSQTVIIAVGSGIIKPTKLDIEGAERYEVGNLHYTVKSLKQFKGKTVVVSGGGNSAVDWANELEAVAKKVIVIYRKDALSGHEAQVQQLLNSSASCVFHTTITKLVAGADHEKIEYVELKNHQTGEIWNLYANEIVINHGYERDSALLQASELKIDMLEDFYVSGSPNSASSVPGLYAAGDILMHDGKLHLIAGAFQDAANAVNQAKLFIQPSAEKYGMVSSHNDRFKDRNRELVKQMMKSV
- a CDS encoding glycoside hydrolase family 99-like domain-containing protein: MATKAQVGVYYFPNYHKDAVNERRHGAGWTEWELVKAATPRFPGHEQPKVPLWGYEDEADPQVMARKIDAAADHGIDSFIFDWYWYDGAPFLHGALECGFLEAPNNGRLKFSLMWANHDWIEIMPATRHKPYPVLSEGAQSEAQFILATNYMIERYFSHPSYWRVDGGLYFSFYELMKLIEGFDGSIEETARILNDFRVRVRAAGLGELHLNAVVWGIENLPGERRIEDVNNLLDQLGFDSITSYVWIHHDYLPDFPATDYAKYRDIAVRNFAKFTNEYKLPYFPNVSMGWDSSPRTIQSDVFDELGYPHTPVLTGNTPEQFRIALQQASDFFASSGAAAPILTINSWNEWTEGSYIEPDTVYGMQYLQAIAGVFGSK
- a CDS encoding D-alanyl-D-alanine carboxypeptidase family protein → MMIRLAGLMLLMMIGMEAGPQLKEAFSRGGVAHAADIPMHEVQIDADEVYRGELLLIDNAHPVHEAGTRKDIVNLYIHQELVNGYGLRDTTISLSKLVTERWQAMVRAAKTDGVRHFVVNSGYRNEAEQRQLYESKGPDDALPPGFSEHNLGLSMDIGSAKAEMSRAPEGSWLSKNAWKYGFILRYPKDKTAVTGIQFEPWHFRYVGLPHSVIMHENDWTLEEYLDELKRAKSMAAHVEGTTYRISYYPVSAPQADIDVPVEGTYTVSGDNKGGIIVTVRMYG
- a CDS encoding CcdC protein domain-containing protein gives rise to the protein MEGSSLIIYVVLIGALILWRRRRAMSRPIKGKGLRLLLPAVIVAILCVPVLMEPKVDAAAWEFVAAFAAGAVLSIPLIWTTNYERRDDGLIYAVRNKSFIVSFLAVFIVRFLLRDYLAFVGPETEAALFVILAVGYAVPWRIASYLKFRKLYAEPVSAS
- a CDS encoding iron ABC transporter permease, with the translated sequence MAGDRSSRPFPFVYKLSAGFLVFLAMFAVAMMLGAADTSAKDVWLALTTREAGENLSLLREIRLPREVAAIFVGAALAVSGSIMQGMTRNPLADPGLLGLTAGANAALAFTIALVPSANYFTIMIACFIGAAVGSALVMGIGAIKKGGFSPLRIVLAGAAVSAFLYAAADGIGLMFKVSKDVSMWTAGGIIGTSWGQLQVIVPFITLGILIAMLLSRQLTILSLSEDIAVGLGQKTAAVKLILFLVTVLLAGASVALVGNMTFLGLMIPHIVRSMVGTDYRYSIPMSAITGATFMLLADTIGRTINAPYETPVAAIVALMGLPFFLLVMRKGGRTFT